A part of Streptomyces sp. DSM 40750 genomic DNA contains:
- a CDS encoding LLM class flavin-dependent oxidoreductase, with the protein MTVRLHWFLPTGGDGRTLVDRHAYAPNTLRTGRSLPGVRPPDIEYLAQIAKAAEQLGFEAVLTPTGTWCEDAWLTTVALAQHTERLKFLVAFRPGVISPTLAAQMAATYQRITRGRLLLNVVTGGDSAEQRRFGDHLDHDRRYARTDEFLSVVRGVWGGQPYDFDGVHYQVEGGLTAVPPDPVPQLFFGGSSAAAGPVAARHADVYLTWGEPPAQVKEKIDWIRSLAEREGRTVRFGIRLHTISRDSSAEAWSTANRLLDDLDADTVAAAQSALGRSESVGQRRMLALHGGSREELEIHPNLWAGVGLVRGGAGTALVGSHAEVANLIEEYHALGVEHFVLSGYPHLEEAYWFGEGVIPELAARGLLTGSGGTAGAPLLVAGGR; encoded by the coding sequence ATGACTGTTCGTCTCCACTGGTTCCTGCCGACGGGCGGCGACGGCCGTACCCTCGTCGACCGGCACGCGTACGCGCCGAACACCCTCCGGACCGGCCGGTCGCTGCCCGGGGTGCGTCCGCCGGACATCGAGTACCTCGCGCAGATCGCCAAGGCCGCCGAGCAGTTGGGCTTCGAGGCGGTGCTGACGCCGACGGGTACGTGGTGCGAGGACGCCTGGCTGACCACGGTGGCGCTGGCGCAGCACACCGAGCGGCTGAAGTTCCTGGTCGCGTTCCGGCCGGGGGTCATCTCGCCGACGCTCGCCGCGCAGATGGCGGCGACGTACCAGCGCATCACGCGCGGACGGCTGCTGCTCAACGTCGTCACCGGCGGCGACTCCGCCGAGCAACGCCGTTTCGGCGACCATCTCGACCACGACCGGCGGTATGCCCGTACGGACGAGTTCCTGTCCGTCGTACGAGGGGTGTGGGGCGGACAGCCGTACGACTTCGACGGCGTCCACTACCAGGTGGAGGGCGGGCTGACCGCGGTGCCGCCCGACCCGGTGCCGCAGCTCTTCTTCGGCGGTTCGTCGGCGGCTGCCGGTCCGGTCGCGGCCCGGCACGCGGATGTGTATCTGACCTGGGGCGAGCCTCCGGCGCAGGTCAAGGAGAAGATCGACTGGATCCGGTCGCTGGCCGAGCGGGAGGGGCGGACGGTCCGGTTCGGCATCCGGCTGCACACCATCTCGCGGGACTCGTCGGCGGAGGCGTGGTCGACGGCGAACCGGCTGCTCGACGACCTCGACGCCGACACGGTCGCGGCGGCGCAGTCGGCGCTCGGGCGCAGCGAGTCGGTGGGCCAGCGGCGGATGCTCGCCCTGCACGGCGGTTCCCGGGAGGAATTGGAGATCCATCCGAATCTCTGGGCGGGGGTCGGTCTCGTGCGTGGCGGTGCGGGAACCGCGCTGGTCGGCAGTCATGCCGAGGTCGCGAATCTGATCGAGGAGTACCACGCGCTGGGCGTCGAGCACTTCGTGCTCTCCGGGTATCCGCATCTGGAGGAGGCGTACTGGTTCGGGGAGGGCGTGATTCCGGAGCTGGCGGCGCGCGGTCTGCTGACAGGCTCGGGCGGGACGGCCGGGGCGCCCCTCCTCGTGGCCGGCGGGCGCTGA
- a CDS encoding NAD(P)-binding domain-containing protein, with translation MNNMREVEVVVIGAGQAGLAGAYHLRRSGFEPERDFVVLDHSPGPGGAWQFRWPSLTYGRVHGMHALPGMELTGADPARPSAEVIREYFDAYERAFDVRVRRPVDVHAVREGEGGRLLVETSDGTWSTRALINATGTWGRPFWPRYPGQETFRGRQLHTAQYPGPEEFAGLRVVVVGGGASGTQHLLEIAPYAAATTWVTRRPPVFREGPFDEGAGRAAVAMVEERVRQGLPPKSVVSVTGLPLNDAIRQGIADGVLDRLPMFDRITPDGVEWDDGRRVDADVILWATGFRAAIDHLAPLRLREPGGGIRVDGTRAVADPRIHLVGYGPSASTIGANRAGRAAVRDIRRLLAGEPVAAA, from the coding sequence GTGAACAACATGCGCGAGGTCGAGGTAGTCGTTATAGGCGCTGGTCAGGCCGGTCTGGCCGGCGCCTATCACCTGCGGCGATCCGGTTTCGAGCCGGAGCGCGACTTCGTGGTGCTGGACCACTCCCCCGGTCCGGGCGGCGCCTGGCAGTTCCGGTGGCCGTCGCTGACATACGGCAGGGTGCACGGGATGCACGCGCTGCCGGGCATGGAGTTGACGGGTGCCGACCCGGCGCGCCCGTCCGCCGAGGTCATCCGGGAGTACTTCGACGCGTACGAACGCGCCTTCGACGTGCGGGTGCGGCGTCCGGTGGACGTCCACGCGGTGCGGGAGGGCGAGGGCGGGCGGCTGCTCGTGGAGACCTCGGACGGTACATGGTCGACACGGGCGCTGATCAACGCGACGGGCACGTGGGGCCGGCCGTTCTGGCCGCGCTATCCCGGTCAGGAGACCTTCCGGGGGCGGCAGTTGCACACCGCGCAGTATCCGGGGCCGGAGGAGTTCGCCGGGCTGCGGGTGGTCGTGGTGGGCGGGGGCGCGTCCGGGACGCAGCATCTGCTGGAGATCGCCCCGTACGCCGCCGCGACGACGTGGGTGACGAGGCGTCCGCCCGTCTTCCGCGAAGGGCCGTTCGACGAGGGGGCGGGGCGGGCGGCCGTCGCCATGGTGGAGGAGCGGGTGCGGCAGGGGCTGCCGCCGAAGAGTGTCGTGTCGGTGACGGGGCTGCCCCTCAACGACGCGATCCGGCAGGGCATCGCCGACGGCGTCCTCGACCGGCTGCCGATGTTCGACCGGATCACGCCCGACGGCGTGGAGTGGGACGACGGCCGCCGCGTGGACGCCGACGTCATCCTCTGGGCGACCGGCTTCCGCGCCGCCATCGACCATCTGGCCCCGCTGCGACTGCGCGAGCCCGGCGGCGGCATCCGCGTCGACGGCACCCGCGCGGTCGCCGATCCACGGATCCATCTGGTCGGCTACGGCCCCTCGGCGAGCACCATCGGCGCCAACCGTGCCGGCCGCGCGGCGGTTCGGGACATCAGACGGCTGCTGGCGGGCGAACCGGTCGCCGCCGCCTGA
- the mltG gene encoding endolytic transglycosylase MltG — protein MQMNTPPRSTIRLTRRGRAALIATGAVVAATAVAVPLLSVGLGDGEAERPTSLVIPEGWRSGQVYEAVDKALALPAGSTKKSLAKAKLTLPADAEGNPEGYLFPATYPLEEKSTPESLLTFMVETAHKKFNGGQVTAGAQRNAMNVYQAVTIASIIQAEAAIEADMGKVARVVFNRLERGMPLQMDSTINYALNRSTLDTSIGDTKIDSPYNSYQRMGLPPTPIANPGEEAMRAAINPTPGDWLYFVTVKPGDTRFTANYEEHLRNVAEFNQNRKKSSASTEPSPQAAG, from the coding sequence ATGCAGATGAACACTCCGCCACGGAGCACGATTCGACTGACGCGCCGGGGCCGGGCCGCCCTCATCGCGACCGGAGCCGTCGTGGCGGCCACCGCCGTGGCGGTGCCGCTGCTGAGCGTGGGACTGGGTGACGGCGAGGCCGAGCGCCCCACGTCCCTGGTGATCCCGGAGGGCTGGCGCTCCGGCCAGGTCTACGAAGCCGTCGACAAGGCCCTCGCCCTGCCCGCAGGATCCACCAAGAAATCCCTGGCCAAGGCCAAGCTGACCCTCCCGGCCGACGCCGAGGGCAACCCCGAGGGCTATCTCTTCCCGGCGACGTACCCCTTGGAGGAGAAGTCGACCCCGGAGTCCCTGCTGACGTTCATGGTCGAGACCGCGCACAAGAAGTTCAACGGCGGTCAGGTCACGGCCGGGGCCCAGCGCAACGCGATGAACGTCTATCAGGCGGTCACCATCGCGAGCATCATCCAGGCCGAGGCGGCCATCGAGGCGGACATGGGCAAGGTCGCCCGGGTCGTCTTCAACCGTCTGGAGCGTGGCATGCCCTTGCAGATGGACTCCACCATCAACTACGCGCTGAACCGCTCCACGCTGGACACCAGCATCGGCGACACGAAGATCGACAGCCCCTACAACTCGTACCAGCGCATGGGCCTGCCGCCCACGCCGATCGCCAACCCGGGCGAGGAGGCGATGCGTGCCGCGATCAATCCGACGCCGGGCGACTGGCTGTACTTCGTCACGGTCAAGCCGGGCGACACCCGCTTCACGGCGAACTACGAGGAGCACCTGCGCAACGTCGCCGAGTTCAACCAGAACCGGAAGAAGTCGTCGGCGAGCACCGAGCCTTCCCCGCAGGCGGCCGGCTGA
- a CDS encoding ABC transporter ATP-binding protein — MHPDNEPTWAPPDDPQEQPGQVRRILKLFRPYRGRLAIVGLLVGAASLASVATPFLLKEILDTAIPEGRTGLLSLLALGMILSAVLTSIFGVLQTLISTTVGQRVMHDLRTAVYGRLQRMSLAFFTRTRTGEVQSRIANDIGGMQATVTSTATSLVSNSTSVIATIVAMVALDWRLTVVTLLLLPLFVWISRRVGDERKKITTRRQKQMAAMAATVTESLSVSGILLGRTMGRADSLTKSFAAESEGLVDLEVRANMAGRWRMAIITVVMAAMPAVIYWTAGVALQLGGPSVSVGTLVAFVSLQQNLFRPTVSLLSTGVQIQASLALFQRIFEYLDLPIDITEPERPVHLDQVKGEVRFENVEFRYDGDDHGHHGDDGKARPILDGIDLTVPAGGSLAVVGPTGAGKSTLGCLVPRLYDVTGGRVTLDGVDVRDLDFDTLARGIGVVSQETYLFHASVADNLRFAKPDATDEELYAAARAAQIHDHIAALPDGYDTVVGERGHRFSGGEKQRLAIARTILRDPPVLILDEATSALDTRTEHAVQEAIDALSANRTTVTIAHRLSTVRGADQIVVLDAGRAVERGTHEELLERGGRYAALVRRDARVKPAREMAPAPKLEPTR, encoded by the coding sequence ATGCACCCCGACAACGAACCCACTTGGGCACCGCCCGACGACCCGCAGGAACAGCCCGGGCAGGTGCGCCGCATCCTGAAGCTCTTCCGGCCCTACCGCGGCCGGCTCGCGATCGTCGGCCTGCTCGTCGGCGCCGCGTCGCTCGCCTCGGTCGCCACGCCCTTCCTCCTCAAGGAGATCCTCGACACCGCGATCCCCGAGGGCCGCACCGGCCTGCTGAGCCTGCTGGCGCTCGGGATGATCCTGAGTGCGGTGCTCACCAGCATCTTCGGTGTCCTGCAGACGCTGATCTCCACGACCGTCGGCCAGCGCGTCATGCACGATCTGCGCACCGCCGTCTACGGCCGGCTGCAGCGCATGTCGCTCGCCTTCTTCACCCGGACCCGCACCGGCGAGGTCCAGTCCCGTATCGCCAACGACATCGGCGGTATGCAGGCGACCGTCACCTCCACGGCGACCTCCCTGGTCTCCAACTCCACCAGCGTGATCGCCACCATCGTCGCCATGGTCGCCCTGGACTGGCGGCTCACCGTGGTCACCCTGCTTCTGCTGCCGCTGTTCGTGTGGATAAGCCGCCGGGTCGGCGACGAACGCAAGAAGATCACCACCAGGCGCCAGAAGCAGATGGCCGCCATGGCCGCGACGGTCACCGAGTCGCTCTCCGTCAGCGGCATCCTCCTCGGCCGCACGATGGGCCGCGCCGACTCGCTCACCAAGTCCTTCGCAGCGGAGTCCGAGGGGCTCGTCGACCTGGAGGTCAGGGCGAACATGGCCGGGCGCTGGCGCATGGCCATCATCACCGTCGTCATGGCCGCCATGCCCGCCGTCATCTACTGGACCGCCGGCGTCGCGCTCCAACTCGGCGGCCCGTCCGTCTCGGTCGGCACGCTCGTCGCCTTCGTCTCGCTCCAGCAGAACCTGTTCCGGCCGACCGTGAGCCTGCTGTCCACCGGCGTCCAGATCCAGGCCTCGCTCGCCCTCTTCCAGCGCATCTTCGAGTACCTCGACCTTCCCATCGACATCACCGAGCCCGAGCGTCCGGTCCACCTCGACCAGGTCAAGGGCGAAGTCCGCTTCGAGAACGTCGAGTTCCGCTACGACGGCGACGACCACGGCCATCACGGCGACGACGGCAAAGCGCGCCCGATCCTCGACGGCATCGACCTCACCGTCCCGGCCGGTGGCAGCCTCGCCGTCGTCGGCCCGACCGGCGCAGGCAAGTCCACGCTCGGCTGTCTGGTGCCGAGGCTGTACGACGTCACGGGCGGCCGGGTCACACTCGACGGGGTCGACGTACGCGACCTGGACTTCGACACGCTGGCCCGCGGTATCGGCGTCGTCTCCCAGGAGACATACCTCTTCCACGCCTCGGTCGCCGACAACCTGCGCTTCGCCAAGCCGGACGCCACCGACGAGGAGCTGTACGCGGCGGCGCGGGCGGCCCAGATCCACGACCACATCGCGGCCCTGCCCGACGGCTACGACACGGTCGTCGGCGAACGCGGCCATCGGTTCTCCGGCGGTGAGAAACAGCGCCTAGCCATCGCCCGCACCATCCTGCGCGACCCGCCGGTCCTCATTCTCGACGAGGCGACCAGTGCCCTGGACACCCGTACCGAGCACGCAGTGCAGGAGGCCATCGACGCGCTCTCGGCCAACCGCACCACCGTCACCATCGCCCACCGGCTCTCCACCGTCCGCGGCGCCGACCAGATCGTGGTCCTGGACGCCGGCCGCGCGGTCGAACGCGGCACGCACGAGGAACTGCTGGAACGGGGCGGGCGGTACGCGGCACTCGTACGGCGGGACGCACGGGTGAAGCCGGCCCGAGAGATGGCCCCGGCACCGAAACTGGAGCCGACAAGATGA
- a CDS encoding MarR family winged helix-turn-helix transcriptional regulator: protein MTTPDADGLLAEQLLRLTRRLHRIQKRHLQQSGLEITPAQSRLLRTLAHYDTPPRMADLAERLEVVPRAVTSLVDALEESGRVRRAPDPTNRRVIRIEVTDEGRKVLRELQHARRSAAEEILAPLSDGQRGVLGGLLDTLVDGAPGAERRC from the coding sequence ATGACCACTCCCGACGCCGACGGTCTGCTCGCCGAGCAGTTGCTGCGGCTCACCCGCCGTCTGCACCGCATCCAGAAGCGCCACCTCCAGCAGAGCGGACTGGAGATCACCCCGGCGCAGTCACGACTGCTGCGCACCCTCGCGCACTACGACACGCCGCCACGCATGGCCGATCTGGCGGAGCGGCTGGAGGTCGTGCCACGGGCCGTGACCTCCCTGGTCGACGCGCTGGAGGAGAGCGGCCGGGTGCGCCGGGCGCCCGATCCCACCAACCGGCGGGTGATCCGGATAGAGGTCACGGACGAGGGCCGCAAGGTCCTGCGGGAGCTGCAGCATGCCCGGCGGTCGGCGGCGGAGGAGATCCTGGCGCCGCTGTCGGACGGCCAACGGGGAGTGCTGGGCGGGTTGCTCGACACGCTGGTCGACGGGGCGCCGGGGGCGGAGCGGCGCTGCTGA
- a CDS encoding cation:dicarboxylate symporter family transporter, protein MPQSIPSLPRRVARMLRTSLFAQVGVALVLGIVVGRLWPDTATTFQPLGDGFIRLIKTVISPLVFCVVVVGIAKAGNLKAFGRIGLKALIWFEIASTAALLLGLIAANVFGPGSGMNVDPSKLDTSAVDAKTAGGELPTTGEFILNALPQSAIGAFAENALLQVLVLACLTGAALLHLGHTKVPKILPAIEQAQEVIFAIVGFVMKLAPLAVFGAMVHLVGEYGLGVMKTYAKLIILCYAVAAVFLVLLSVALKLMTGLSLWKFVRYTRAEMLLALGTASSESVMPRMMQKLRQAGARDDAVGLVLPTGYSFNLDGASIYLSIGTLFIAQAVGVDLSLSQQITVILVLMLTSKGMAGIPGSAFLALSATASSLGAIPAGAVALLLGVDRIMDSMRVVTNLLGNCVAVFAVSKWEGALDTDRAKKMLDGEIQFVEEEDEPGEGGSKAPEGAAGEADSSDAPVSTTKAAVPAQPRAEAKEPAPEVS, encoded by the coding sequence GTGCCGCAGTCCATACCGTCCCTGCCGCGACGCGTCGCACGCATGCTGCGTACCTCACTGTTCGCACAAGTCGGTGTCGCGCTTGTGCTCGGAATCGTCGTCGGAAGGTTGTGGCCGGACACGGCCACGACCTTCCAGCCGCTCGGCGACGGTTTCATCCGTCTCATCAAGACGGTCATCTCGCCCCTGGTGTTCTGCGTGGTCGTCGTCGGCATCGCCAAGGCCGGCAACCTGAAGGCCTTCGGGCGGATCGGCCTCAAGGCGCTGATCTGGTTCGAGATCGCCTCCACGGCCGCGCTGCTCCTCGGCCTGATCGCCGCGAACGTCTTCGGCCCCGGCTCGGGCATGAACGTCGACCCGTCGAAGCTCGACACATCGGCGGTCGACGCGAAGACCGCCGGCGGTGAGTTGCCGACGACCGGCGAGTTCATCCTGAACGCGCTGCCGCAGAGCGCGATCGGCGCGTTCGCCGAGAACGCGCTGCTGCAGGTGCTCGTGCTCGCCTGCCTCACCGGCGCGGCGCTGCTGCACCTCGGCCACACCAAGGTGCCCAAGATCCTGCCCGCCATCGAGCAGGCCCAGGAAGTCATCTTCGCGATCGTCGGCTTCGTCATGAAGCTGGCCCCGCTCGCCGTGTTCGGCGCGATGGTCCACCTGGTGGGCGAGTACGGCCTCGGCGTGATGAAGACCTACGCCAAGCTGATCATCCTCTGCTACGCCGTCGCCGCCGTGTTCCTCGTGCTGCTGAGCGTCGCGCTGAAGCTGATGACCGGGCTGAGCCTGTGGAAGTTCGTCCGTTACACCCGGGCGGAGATGCTGCTCGCGCTGGGCACCGCCTCCAGTGAGAGCGTCATGCCGCGCATGATGCAGAAGCTCCGTCAGGCGGGCGCCCGTGACGACGCCGTGGGTCTGGTGCTGCCCACCGGGTACTCCTTCAACCTCGACGGCGCGTCCATCTACCTCTCCATCGGCACGCTGTTCATCGCGCAGGCCGTGGGTGTGGACCTCAGCCTCAGCCAGCAGATCACCGTCATCCTGGTCCTGATGCTGACCAGCAAGGGCATGGCCGGCATCCCCGGTTCGGCCTTCCTCGCCCTGTCGGCGACCGCCTCCTCGCTCGGCGCCATTCCCGCCGGCGCAGTCGCCCTCCTGCTCGGTGTCGACCGCATCATGGACTCGATGCGCGTCGTGACCAACCTGCTCGGCAACTGCGTCGCCGTCTTCGCGGTGTCGAAGTGGGAGGGGGCGCTGGACACGGACCGGGCGAAGAAGATGCTGGACGGGGAGATCCAGTTCGTGGAGGAAGAGGACGAGCCCGGCGAGGGCGGATCCAAGGCTCCGGAAGGCGCGGCCGGCGAGGCCGACTCCTCCGACGCTCCCGTGAGCACCACCAAGGCCGCCGTCCCCGCGCAGCCCAGGGCCGAGGCCAAGGAGCCCGCTCCCGAGGTCAGCTGA
- a CDS encoding peptide-N4-asparagine amidase, with amino-acid sequence MRSRIIMSMLTGATLLASTLLGATPAQSAATPARSAESAPSDRATQPADVPAEFGTDWHDPITAAPPVTRPENTKSCEVTVAEAQFKDFTPYKGNYAPPDACGKEWSKVVLRLDGKVKGRQFDRLGYLHIGGVEVFRTSTPQPSPDGIEWSVEKDVTRYSDTLRTAQPVEMLIGNVVDDTYTGILDVKVTLTFYAGRPDAQTAKTTPDRVLTLQGGSTLTTPRNSERVIAEVYATGSGGGCEEYWYLTVPEEAPYSCKADHGPYREVQIEVDGQLAGIAAPFPTVWTGGWSNPFLWYVVPGPRAFDIQPLRYDLTPFAGLLNDGRPHRIEVSVVGVPEGQTGWSAPVNVLVWQDAKSEHVTGALTKVRAGDLANSSTYTPGAEHRLDTEGGHRLTVAGYLDTSHGRVTTTVRRSLDNTSTHTWSDGENPDALDARWSDDETVTVDGRGPARTTRTQRSYTMDGTTTLGAGDRLRTVLTLGDRAAVTETLGERRTAWSRLDDTYTGDATYTAFVPRDQRHAVGTTSERYRAYGSGGCYDRSLVSVQGVVTRDRMGC; translated from the coding sequence ATGAGAAGCCGGATCATCATGTCCATGCTCACCGGAGCGACCCTCCTGGCGAGCACCCTCCTCGGAGCCACCCCCGCCCAGTCCGCTGCCACCCCCGCCCGGTCCGCCGAGAGCGCTCCCTCCGACCGAGCCACCCAACCCGCCGACGTCCCCGCCGAGTTCGGCACCGACTGGCACGACCCCATCACGGCCGCTCCGCCCGTCACCAGACCCGAGAACACCAAGTCGTGCGAAGTGACGGTGGCCGAGGCGCAGTTCAAGGACTTCACGCCGTACAAGGGCAACTACGCGCCCCCGGACGCCTGCGGCAAGGAGTGGAGCAAGGTCGTACTGCGTCTCGACGGCAAGGTGAAGGGCCGCCAGTTCGACCGCCTCGGCTATCTGCACATCGGCGGTGTCGAGGTGTTCCGGACATCCACCCCGCAGCCCTCGCCCGACGGCATCGAGTGGTCCGTGGAGAAGGACGTCACGCGCTACAGCGACACCCTGCGCACCGCACAGCCCGTCGAGATGCTCATCGGCAACGTCGTCGACGACACCTACACCGGCATCCTCGACGTCAAGGTCACGCTCACCTTCTACGCGGGCAGGCCCGACGCGCAGACCGCGAAGACCACCCCCGACCGCGTCCTCACCCTCCAGGGCGGCAGCACGCTCACCACCCCGCGCAACAGCGAACGCGTCATCGCCGAGGTGTACGCGACCGGGTCGGGCGGCGGCTGCGAGGAGTACTGGTATCTGACGGTGCCCGAGGAGGCGCCGTACTCCTGCAAGGCGGACCACGGGCCGTACCGCGAGGTGCAGATCGAGGTGGACGGCCAACTGGCCGGAATCGCCGCGCCGTTCCCGACCGTGTGGACCGGCGGCTGGTCCAACCCCTTCCTCTGGTACGTCGTCCCCGGGCCCCGCGCCTTCGACATCCAGCCCCTGCGCTACGACCTCACCCCCTTCGCGGGTCTGCTCAATGACGGCCGCCCGCACCGGATCGAGGTCTCCGTGGTCGGTGTGCCCGAGGGGCAGACCGGCTGGAGCGCCCCGGTCAACGTCCTGGTCTGGCAGGACGCGAAGAGCGAGCACGTCACCGGCGCCCTGACGAAGGTCCGGGCGGGCGACCTCGCCAACTCGTCCACGTACACGCCCGGCGCGGAGCACCGGCTCGACACCGAGGGCGGCCATCGGCTGACCGTCGCCGGCTACCTGGACACCTCACACGGCCGGGTGACGACCACCGTCCGCCGGAGCCTGGACAACACCTCCACGCACACCTGGTCGGACGGCGAGAACCCCGACGCGCTCGACGCGCGGTGGAGCGACGACGAGACGGTCACCGTCGACGGACGCGGACCGGCCCGGACGACGCGCACCCAGCGGTCGTACACGATGGACGGAACGACCACGCTCGGCGCGGGCGACCGGCTGCGGACCGTGCTCACACTCGGCGACCGGGCGGCGGTCACCGAGACGCTCGGCGAGCGGCGCACGGCGTGGTCCCGGCTCGACGACACCTATACGGGTGACGCCACGTATACGGCGTTCGTACCGCGTGACCAGCGGCATGCGGTCGGGACGACGAGTGAGCGCTACCGAGCGTACGGTTCGGGCGGCTGCTACGACCGTTCGCTGGTCTCCGTACAGGGAGTGGTGACCCGGGACCGAATGGGCTGTTGA
- a CDS encoding ABC transporter transmembrane domain-containing protein: MQIQDLPYKDPGVPDARSGPRFLWWLGRNQLGGQFKALAWGLLHFTSVAGLPFCVGFAVQAVVDRSGARLALAGGLLVLCGFTIALGDTFLHRSAVTNWITAAARLQQLLARKTAQLGSALTRRVAAGEVVAVSTGDVEKIGWFVEAVSRFTAAALTVVLVCVGLVVYQPALGIVVAVGVPVLALAVLPLLPRATRRADFQREKAGRATELASDTVAGLRVLRGIGGEDLFLDRYRRASQEVRHAAVRSARMWALISGIQVLLPGLLMIAVVWHGVGLAREGRITVGELVTVYSAVMLLTYPLRHFEEIAMAYSFSRPSAKRAARVLSLERATDTEGSREAAVPTGDLYDPATGLLAPAGCLTAVVCGDPDAAGRLAERLGGHPAEEGTSVLLGGVPLDELPLDSARTAVLVQDKDPVLLSGTLRELLDVPATGEVTAEEALTAAQCGDVLEALVQGSLEAEDPMDTRITERGRSLSGGQRQRLALARSLITDPGVLVLDEPTSAVDSHTEARVADGIRSLRSGSTTVVFTSSPLLLDLAERVVLVHEGEVAAVGVHRDLIHKEPRYRAVVTRETEEEAVLAVGPEAKATTAVPPDRKAASVGGTGGTAASVGGTEKKAAFTGGPHERKTALNDVLDELEEIEETA, from the coding sequence ATGCAGATTCAAGACCTTCCGTACAAAGACCCGGGTGTGCCGGACGCGCGCTCAGGTCCAAGATTCCTGTGGTGGCTCGGCCGGAATCAGCTCGGCGGGCAGTTCAAGGCGCTGGCGTGGGGGCTGCTGCACTTCACCTCCGTGGCCGGGCTGCCGTTCTGCGTCGGCTTCGCCGTCCAGGCCGTGGTCGACCGCTCGGGCGCCCGGCTGGCCCTCGCGGGCGGGCTACTGGTGCTCTGCGGCTTCACCATCGCGCTGGGCGACACCTTCCTCCACCGGTCGGCGGTCACCAACTGGATCACCGCGGCCGCGCGCCTCCAACAGTTGCTGGCCCGCAAGACGGCCCAGCTCGGCTCGGCGCTGACGCGACGGGTGGCGGCCGGTGAGGTCGTCGCGGTCTCCACGGGCGACGTCGAGAAGATCGGCTGGTTCGTCGAGGCCGTCTCCCGGTTCACCGCGGCGGCCCTCACAGTGGTGCTGGTCTGTGTCGGCCTGGTCGTCTACCAGCCCGCGCTCGGCATCGTCGTCGCCGTGGGCGTCCCGGTCCTCGCCCTCGCCGTCCTGCCACTGCTGCCCCGCGCGACCCGCCGCGCCGACTTCCAGCGCGAGAAGGCGGGCCGCGCCACCGAGCTGGCCTCGGACACCGTCGCGGGCCTGCGCGTCCTGCGCGGCATCGGAGGCGAGGACCTCTTCCTGGACCGCTACCGCCGGGCCTCCCAGGAGGTCCGGCACGCCGCCGTCCGCAGCGCCCGTATGTGGGCCCTGATCTCCGGCATCCAGGTGCTGCTGCCCGGGCTGCTGATGATCGCGGTCGTCTGGCACGGCGTGGGTCTCGCCCGAGAGGGCCGGATCACGGTCGGTGAACTGGTCACCGTGTACAGCGCCGTGATGCTCCTCACCTACCCTTTGCGCCACTTCGAAGAGATCGCCATGGCCTACTCCTTCTCCCGTCCGTCCGCCAAGCGGGCTGCCCGGGTGCTGTCGCTGGAGCGGGCCACGGACACCGAGGGGTCCCGCGAGGCCGCCGTGCCCACCGGGGACCTGTACGACCCGGCGACCGGGCTGCTCGCGCCCGCCGGGTGTCTCACCGCGGTGGTGTGCGGCGACCCGGACGCGGCCGGACGGCTGGCGGAACGGCTGGGCGGCCACCCCGCCGAGGAGGGCACCTCCGTGCTCCTCGGCGGCGTACCGCTCGACGAACTGCCGCTCGACTCCGCCCGCACGGCCGTCCTCGTCCAGGACAAGGACCCGGTACTGCTCTCCGGCACGCTGCGCGAACTCCTCGACGTGCCCGCCACGGGCGAGGTCACCGCCGAGGAGGCGCTGACCGCCGCACAGTGCGGTGACGTGCTGGAGGCACTGGTCCAGGGTTCGCTGGAGGCCGAGGACCCGATGGACACGCGGATCACCGAGCGCGGCCGGTCGCTGTCCGGCGGCCAGCGCCAGCGGCTCGCGCTGGCCCGGTCCCTGATCACGGACCCGGGCGTGCTGGTCCTGGACGAGCCGACGTCCGCCGTCGACTCGCACACCGAGGCCCGGGTCGCCGACGGCATCCGGTCGCTGCGGTCGGGCAGCACGACGGTCGTCTTCACCTCCTCGCCCCTCCTGCTGGACCTCGCCGAACGCGTCGTTCTGGTGCACGAGGGCGAGGTCGCGGCGGTCGGCGTGCACCGCGACCTGATCCACAAGGAACCCCGGTACCGGGCCGTCGTCACGCGCGAGACCGAAGAGGAGGCCGTTTTGGCCGTCGGGCCGGAGGCGAAAGCCACCACGGCCGTCCCACCCGACAGGAAGGCCGCTTCGGTCGGCGGGACCGGCGGGACGGCGGCCTCGGTCGGCGGGACCGAGAAGAAGGCCGCCTTCACCGGTGGGCCGCACGAGCGCAAGACCGCGCTCAACGACGTGCTGGACGAACTGGAAGAGATCGAGGAGACCGCATGA